The DNA window AAGCTCCACCTCATGATCGCCCGCCAGCAGAAGTACGTCGGGTACCTCGACCGCGCCCTCGAGCGGATTGACAACAAGACCTATGGCGTCTGCCGCGTGACGGGCAAGCCCATCGCGAAGGAGCGGCTGGAGGCCGTGCCCCACACCGAAATCTCGATCGAGGCGAAGCGCAAGGAGAAGGCCGCGGGGGACGCGGAGTAGGCCCCGCCGCGTTGCCGCCGCTGAGCGGGCCGGCCGCTGGCGCGCTGCTAGGGCGTCGGGGCATGCTGGGGGGAAGACTCAAGTCTCGTATCAACCGTCGGACGCGATCCCGGCCGGCCGTACAGGACTGTGGCCGTCCGCCCCTTCAACGCCCCACCACAGACATGATCGACTACGTCTCCGGCACGCTCGTCGACAAGACGACGGACTCGGCCCTCGTGGACGTGAACGGGCTCGGCTACCGGGTGCACGTTCCCACCTCCACCTACAAGCGGCTGCCGGACACCGACGAGGAGGTCACCCTGCACACGTACCACTACCTCCGGGAGGACGACGAGTCGCTATACGGCTTCGCCACCAAGGCGGAGCGGACGGTCTTCGAAACGATGACCGGCGTCTCGCGCGTGGGCCCGAAGCTGGCGCTGTCCGCCCTCTCGGCGATGACCCCGACCGAGCTGCGCGACCACGTCATGGAGGGGGACAAGAGCCGACTGACGCAGATTTCGGGGGTCGGCACGAAGACGGCCGACCGCCTCATCGTCGAGCTCCGCGACCGCCTCGCAGACCTGGACGTGCTCGAAGACACATCGCCCCTCAGCGGCGGGTCGGACGCCCGGGCGGAGGCGCGGGCCGACGCCCTGGAGGCCCTCACCGAATTGGGGCTCAGCAAGGCCGACGCCGAACGGTCCATCCGTCAGGTGCTGCGCGACAACGCCGGCATCCAGTCGGCCGACGAGCTGGTCCGGCGGGCCCTGAAGGCGGACCAAGAATAACACGTCTCACCGTACCCGACGCACTTCCACCTCCCCCATGCCCGACGACCTTCGCCTCTTTGCGCTCTCCGAGAGCCGGGGCTTCGGCGAGGCCATCGCCTCGGCGCTCGACACGGAGCTCGATGCCCACCACGAACGGACCTTCACGGACGGGGAGCACGAGGTGCGTCCGGAGGTGAACGTGCGAGGGCGCGACGTCTTCGTCGTCCAGTCCCTCTATGCGGACGACACGTGGAGCGTAAATGACAAGCTGTGCCGGCTTCTCTTCATGCTTGGGGCCCTGCGCGACGCCTCGGCCGAGCGCGTGACGGCAGTTATTCCGTATCTCTGCTACCAGCGCAAGGACCGCAAGACACGCCCCCGCGGGCCGGTCACCACCCGCTACGTGGCGGGCCTGTTCGAGGCCGTCGGGGTCGAC is part of the Salinibacter ruber DSM 13855 genome and encodes:
- the ruvA gene encoding Holliday junction branch migration protein RuvA, yielding MIDYVSGTLVDKTTDSALVDVNGLGYRVHVPTSTYKRLPDTDEEVTLHTYHYLREDDESLYGFATKAERTVFETMTGVSRVGPKLALSALSAMTPTELRDHVMEGDKSRLTQISGVGTKTADRLIVELRDRLADLDVLEDTSPLSGGSDARAEARADALEALTELGLSKADAERSIRQVLRDNAGIQSADELVRRALKADQE